A genomic segment from Paramixta manurensis encodes:
- a CDS encoding helix-turn-helix domain-containing protein gives MQQFGERIRARRKEFKLSQRALAQRVGVAHVTISQWETGDSEPGGKNLFTLSNALQCSPAWILYGDDTLAPATPQAAPQDVDERETELLALFSALPESEKLRHLDELREKVDSFNRLFEELLSARKENNS, from the coding sequence ATGCAACAGTTCGGCGAGCGCATTAGAGCGCGCAGGAAAGAGTTTAAGCTAAGCCAACGCGCACTGGCACAACGTGTCGGAGTCGCTCATGTGACCATCTCACAATGGGAGACTGGCGACAGTGAGCCGGGCGGCAAGAATCTTTTTACCCTGAGTAACGCACTACAGTGCTCGCCCGCCTGGATTTTATATGGTGACGATACGCTGGCGCCCGCTACACCGCAGGCAGCCCCGCAGGATGTGGATGAGCGAGAAACAGAGTTACTCGCTCTCTTCTCTGCCCTACCTGAGTCGGAAAAATTGCGCCATCTGGATGAGCTACGGGAAAAAGTTGACAGTTTCAATCGCTTATTCGAAGAGTTACTCTCTGCACGTAAAGAAAACAATAGTTAG
- a CDS encoding phage holin family protein has product MIISNPLVFINVVISSAIVLRLMLYRKPTGKHNRQAAWLAWCLIVAYGSVPFRFAFHCDLQTHWSTLTVNLILCVAIFRNRGNVARLFCS; this is encoded by the coding sequence GTGATCATAAGTAATCCACTGGTGTTCATTAATGTGGTGATCAGCAGCGCAATTGTTTTGCGCCTGATGCTCTATCGCAAACCCACCGGGAAACATAACCGCCAGGCCGCGTGGCTCGCCTGGTGCCTGATTGTCGCTTATGGCTCGGTGCCGTTTCGTTTTGCTTTTCATTGCGATCTCCAAACTCACTGGTCGACATTGACCGTTAACCTCATTCTCTGCGTGGCGATTTTTCGTAATCGGGGAAATGTTGCGCGGCTGTTTTGTTCCTGA
- a CDS encoding antiterminator Q family protein — MAQHLSSEAVKLNREETLWLIPWLEKWGAWIYSGRIDRRQSSVIAGFMAQAAGVSGTGRPLCNDDEGILINGVIDELHHINKQAWSLLICRYAFCASERKLAGYYQSICEPRLMSAVQGKPKYRVPSLATCRREVNEMFSAMESFIYVRLQAALSK, encoded by the coding sequence ATGGCACAGCATTTAAGTAGTGAAGCAGTAAAACTCAATCGTGAAGAAACCCTTTGGCTAATCCCCTGGCTGGAAAAATGGGGTGCCTGGATCTATAGCGGCCGAATCGATCGGCGGCAAAGTAGCGTTATTGCTGGGTTTATGGCGCAAGCAGCAGGCGTGAGCGGCACAGGGCGGCCATTATGTAATGATGACGAAGGTATATTGATTAATGGTGTTATAGATGAACTTCATCATATTAATAAGCAAGCATGGTCACTATTAATTTGTCGCTATGCGTTTTGCGCATCTGAAAGAAAACTGGCGGGTTATTATCAGTCCATTTGTGAGCCCCGATTAATGAGCGCTGTGCAAGGCAAACCAAAATATCGTGTGCCATCATTGGCGACTTGCCGCAGAGAAGTAAATGAAATGTTCTCAGCAATGGAATCTTTTATTTATGTTCGCCTGCAGGCCGCCCTTTCTAAATAA
- the uvrC gene encoding excinuclease ABC subunit UvrC, translated as MSEVFDAKSFLKTVTSQPGVYRMYDAGGTVIYVGKAKDLKKRLTSYFRSNVASRKTEALVTNIRQIDVTVTHTETEALLLEHNYIKLYQPRYNVLLRDDKSYPFIFLSADTHPRLAMQRGAKHAKGEYFGPFPNGYAVRETLALLQKVFPVRQCENSVYRNRSRPCLQYQIGRCLGPCVAGLVSEEEYAQQIEYVRLFLSGKDDQVLNLLVSRMEAASAALRFEEAARLRDQILAVRRVTEKQFVSNQGDDLDVIGVAFDAGMACLHVLFIRQGKVLGSRSYFPKIPGGTELAEVVQTFVGQFYLQGSDARTLPAEILLDFALPERELLAESLTELAGRRVNVQSKPRGDRARYLKLARTNAATALVTRLAQQSTIHQRMAALAETLDLPAIKRMECFDISHTMGEQTVASCVVFDANGPLRAEYRRYNITGITPGDDYAAMNQVLRRRYSKALEPGKVPDIIFIDGGKGQLAQAKNVFAELDVSWDKDHPLLLGIAKGSDRKAGLETLFFEPEGEGFSLPPDSPALHVIQHIRDDSHNHAITGHRSKRAKVKNTSALETIEGIGPKRRQQLLKYMGGLQPLMRATVEEIANVPGISHALAEKIFHSLKH; from the coding sequence GTGAGTGAAGTCTTTGATGCAAAATCCTTTCTGAAAACTGTCACCAGCCAGCCCGGTGTGTACCGAATGTATGATGCTGGCGGGACGGTTATCTATGTTGGTAAAGCGAAAGATCTTAAAAAGCGTTTAACCAGTTATTTTCGTAGTAATGTCGCCAGCCGCAAAACCGAAGCGCTAGTAACGAATATTCGACAAATTGACGTTACGGTTACGCATACAGAAACCGAAGCGCTGTTGCTCGAGCACAACTACATTAAACTCTATCAGCCGCGCTACAACGTCTTGTTGCGTGATGATAAGTCCTACCCGTTTATCTTCCTCAGCGCTGATACACATCCCCGTCTGGCGATGCAACGTGGCGCAAAACACGCGAAAGGCGAGTACTTCGGCCCATTCCCTAATGGCTATGCAGTGCGTGAGACTCTGGCACTGTTGCAGAAGGTGTTTCCGGTACGGCAATGTGAAAATAGCGTGTACCGCAACCGCTCGCGCCCATGCTTACAATATCAAATCGGTCGTTGCCTCGGCCCGTGCGTCGCCGGGTTGGTCAGTGAAGAGGAGTATGCGCAGCAAATCGAATATGTGCGTTTATTCTTGTCCGGCAAAGATGATCAGGTTCTCAACTTGCTGGTGAGCCGCATGGAGGCCGCCAGCGCCGCGCTACGCTTTGAAGAAGCCGCGCGGTTGCGAGACCAGATATTGGCGGTACGTCGTGTGACGGAAAAACAGTTTGTCTCTAATCAGGGGGACGATCTGGATGTTATTGGCGTCGCGTTTGATGCCGGCATGGCGTGTTTGCATGTGCTGTTTATTCGTCAGGGGAAAGTCTTAGGCAGCCGCAGCTATTTCCCGAAAATACCGGGCGGGACTGAGTTGGCGGAAGTAGTACAAACCTTCGTCGGGCAGTTCTATCTACAGGGGAGTGACGCCCGCACGTTACCTGCGGAAATATTGCTGGATTTCGCGCTGCCAGAGCGTGAATTGCTGGCTGAATCGCTGACTGAGCTAGCCGGACGGCGTGTGAATGTGCAAAGCAAACCTCGCGGCGACCGGGCGCGTTATCTGAAACTGGCGCGCACCAATGCTGCCACGGCGCTGGTAACGCGTTTGGCGCAGCAGTCAACAATACATCAACGTATGGCGGCGCTGGCTGAAACGCTCGACCTGCCAGCGATAAAGCGTATGGAGTGTTTCGATATTAGCCACACCATGGGCGAGCAAACGGTCGCATCCTGCGTCGTGTTTGATGCAAACGGCCCGCTGCGGGCGGAGTACCGTCGCTACAATATTACCGGCATCACCCCTGGCGATGATTACGCGGCAATGAATCAGGTATTACGTCGTCGGTACAGTAAAGCGTTAGAGCCGGGTAAAGTGCCGGACATTATTTTTATCGACGGTGGAAAGGGGCAACTGGCGCAAGCAAAAAATGTGTTTGCTGAACTCGACGTGTCATGGGACAAGGATCATCCTCTGTTATTAGGCATCGCAAAAGGGAGCGATCGTAAAGCGGGTCTGGAGACATTGTTTTTTGAACCGGAAGGGGAAGGGTTCTCACTGCCGCCGGACTCTCCAGCGCTGCATGTGATTCAGCATATTCGTGACGACTCTCACAATCATGCAATTACGGGTCATCGTAGCAAAAGAGCCAAAGTGAAAAATACCAGCGCGTTGGAAACTATCGAAGGAATCGGCCCGAAACGTAGGCAACAGCTACTCAAATACATGGGAGGGCTGCAGCCGCTGATGCGTGCGACTGTTGAGGAAATAGCCAATGTGCCCGGTATTTCCCATGCCTTGGCGGAGAAAATCTTCCATTCGCTGAAACACTAG
- the pgsA gene encoding CDP-diacylglycerol--glycerol-3-phosphate 3-phosphatidyltransferase, whose translation MQFNIPTWLTVFRVFLIPFFVLAFYLPFQWAPLVCALIFVVAAVTDWFDGFLARRWKQTTRFGAFLDPVADKVMVAMALVLVAEHFHSWWITLPAATMIAREIIISALREWMAEIGKRSSVAVSWIGKVKTTAQMFALFALLWRPDQLVEGIGVIALYIAAVLTFWSMFQYLSAARGDLFEG comes from the coding sequence ATGCAATTTAACATACCGACGTGGCTCACCGTATTTCGTGTTTTCCTTATTCCGTTCTTTGTGCTGGCGTTTTATCTGCCATTTCAATGGGCTCCGTTAGTTTGCGCCCTGATTTTTGTTGTGGCGGCGGTTACCGATTGGTTTGATGGGTTTTTAGCCCGTCGCTGGAAGCAGACCACGCGTTTTGGCGCGTTTCTTGATCCGGTGGCGGATAAAGTGATGGTCGCGATGGCTCTGGTGCTGGTGGCGGAACATTTTCACTCGTGGTGGATCACTTTACCTGCAGCAACGATGATTGCGCGTGAAATCATTATTTCCGCGCTGCGTGAGTGGATGGCGGAAATTGGTAAGCGCAGTAGTGTAGCCGTTTCCTGGATTGGGAAAGTGAAAACGACAGCACAGATGTTTGCGCTATTTGCCTTACTCTGGCGTCCGGACCAGTTGGTTGAAGGAATTGGTGTCATCGCGCTATATATTGCTGCGGTCTTAACGTTCTGGTCAATGTTCCAATATCTCAGTGCGGCACGCGGCGATTTGTTTGAAGGGTGA
- a CDS encoding phage holin family protein — protein sequence MSDLFSGTTVAASALTGVSLFGLMSSSDYGVIFGAFAGAVFYVATAAELSLWRRALYFLVSFIVGIYGAGLIGAKLASLTHYNDKPLDALGAVLLSALAIKILTFVFEQDLAAWLRRWTGGDRDHK from the coding sequence ATGTCCGATCTTTTTTCAGGCACCACGGTTGCTGCCAGTGCTCTAACCGGCGTCAGTCTGTTTGGCCTGATGTCATCCTCCGATTATGGCGTTATTTTTGGCGCGTTTGCCGGTGCCGTCTTTTATGTCGCAACCGCAGCAGAACTGAGTCTGTGGCGGCGTGCGCTCTATTTTTTAGTTTCCTTTATCGTTGGGATTTATGGCGCCGGATTGATAGGCGCCAAATTGGCAAGCCTGACGCATTACAACGATAAGCCACTGGATGCATTAGGTGCGGTGCTCCTTTCGGCGCTGGCGATCAAAATACTGACGTTCGTCTTTGAACAGGATCTGGCTGCGTGGCTGCGGCGCTGGACGGGAGGAGATCGTGATCATAAGTAA
- a CDS encoding glycoside hydrolase family 19 protein, with amino-acid sequence MNPTQFQQATGTGAELAARWCPSINVAMTFFNISHPLQQAQFIAQIGHESAGFTQLSENFNYTPTALMSTFGKRISDYQAQMLGRTSEHPARQVAIANLVYAGRMGNKSSNDGWKYRGRGLIQITGLNNYLACGEALHIDLVAEPEKLECDNYAALSAAWFFTHNGCLAYAENTKRVTRLINPALQGLADRLQRFNQAKAALA; translated from the coding sequence ATGAATCCAACACAATTTCAGCAGGCTACGGGCACTGGCGCAGAACTGGCTGCGCGCTGGTGTCCTTCTATTAATGTAGCCATGACGTTTTTCAATATTTCTCACCCTCTGCAACAGGCGCAATTTATTGCACAAATTGGCCATGAATCGGCAGGTTTTACTCAACTCAGCGAAAACTTCAACTATACGCCAACGGCTTTGATGAGCACTTTCGGAAAACGCATCTCTGATTACCAGGCGCAAATGTTGGGGCGAACGTCAGAGCACCCGGCGAGACAGGTGGCTATTGCAAACTTGGTTTATGCCGGGCGGATGGGGAATAAAAGTAGCAATGATGGCTGGAAATATCGAGGGCGCGGGCTGATTCAGATAACCGGTCTGAATAATTACCTTGCCTGCGGCGAGGCGCTGCACATTGATCTGGTCGCCGAACCCGAAAAACTGGAATGTGATAATTATGCCGCCTTATCCGCCGCATGGTTCTTTACCCATAACGGTTGCTTAGCGTACGCCGAAAATACCAAACGCGTAACGCGCTTAATTAATCCGGCACTACAGGGTCTTGCCGATCGATTACAGCGTTTTAACCAAGCGAAGGCGGCGCTGGCATGA